The uncultured Treponema sp. genome includes a region encoding these proteins:
- a CDS encoding patatin-like phospholipase family protein: MSFKSVVSAVLFSVFTFSFSFAKNPKIALVLSGGGAKGLAEIPLIEALENEGIRPDMILGTSMGALIGSLYAAGYTPKQIRQTLLSMDFMTILNERPSTPEKIPPEAFSKKTDGITLSFSIADGKFGSAPGIIGDQQIICELSNHLSKILPVTDFDKLPIPFRAIGTDAISGKELIFKSGSLVNAVRASISIPAVFTPAQVEKGLYSMDGGLRNNLPLKLAREMGADIVISMDVASIVDTPPETLSDFYSVAVQIFNLIISSNAVEQYSYADIVLRPNLSEFSTFDFMKPHQIVRAGEICVQQNKDKISKIARQIESAGRTLEKLDFNRESEYSKMPDFSIDKIAIKDISFSKPVPIPAEKEFEKFLGQKLDDKTKKQLTKKLGRLKEHYHLSSLTYSLKQNEDNSTTLEILANHYDQNMNQIFFTGTSSVSVASYEPQKYLSVDPNFTAGVFLRTPIESLFRLSFGNTITFETEFFPKLADFKDSILSLDFKNSLKYGSCSPATNIYFNDRTIAEDRGVEIFGGIRFRHTDYFTAKAGIAHSAEKIIATEKWHNTSFLHSEIIFTSLHNDFASLYGGKVESIFNFGGKTDDMQNDLIYDFRFSAEKRFELADEKNSIGISSVFCSNRFPYELNSGYCNFGGADGMSGYPTGALRRDFAIAGISFRQKITNIAGLPLLAVAEAKAAVSSGYDPFIDQDSPSGKLFADRKFEAGGGLYLVLHTLLGNLVFGGSMNSSKEWCITLGLR, from the coding sequence ATGAGTTTTAAATCTGTTGTTTCGGCGGTTTTATTTTCAGTTTTTACATTCAGTTTTTCATTTGCAAAGAATCCGAAGATTGCGCTTGTTCTAAGCGGAGGCGGCGCAAAAGGGCTTGCAGAAATTCCGCTCATCGAAGCTTTGGAAAATGAAGGAATCCGCCCAGATATGATTTTAGGAACAAGCATGGGCGCGCTGATTGGCTCACTTTACGCGGCAGGCTACACTCCAAAGCAAATCCGGCAAACTCTTTTGTCCATGGATTTTATGACGATTCTGAATGAACGCCCTTCAACTCCAGAAAAAATTCCGCCCGAAGCTTTTTCAAAAAAAACAGACGGAATAACTCTTTCGTTTTCAATTGCAGACGGAAAATTCGGCTCAGCTCCTGGAATCATAGGCGACCAGCAGATTATTTGCGAGCTTAGCAATCACCTTAGCAAAATTCTTCCAGTTACAGATTTTGACAAACTTCCGATTCCGTTCAGGGCAATTGGCACAGACGCAATTTCCGGCAAGGAACTGATATTTAAAAGCGGCTCTCTTGTAAACGCGGTAAGGGCGAGCATTTCAATTCCGGCAGTTTTTACGCCAGCTCAAGTGGAAAAAGGCTTGTACTCAATGGACGGCGGACTTAGAAACAATCTTCCGCTTAAACTTGCGCGTGAAATGGGCGCGGACATCGTAATTTCAATGGATGTTGCAAGCATTGTTGACACTCCTCCAGAAACTCTTTCTGACTTTTATTCTGTGGCGGTGCAGATTTTCAATTTGATTATTTCTTCTAACGCAGTTGAACAGTACAGCTATGCGGACATTGTTTTGCGTCCAAATCTTTCAGAATTCAGCACATTTGATTTTATGAAGCCGCACCAGATTGTAAGGGCGGGAGAAATTTGCGTTCAGCAGAACAAAGATAAAATTTCAAAGATTGCAAGGCAGATTGAATCAGCCGGAAGAACACTTGAAAAACTGGACTTCAACCGTGAAAGCGAATACAGCAAAATGCCGGATTTTTCCATAGATAAAATTGCCATAAAAGACATTTCGTTTTCCAAGCCAGTTCCAATTCCCGCGGAAAAAGAATTTGAAAAATTCCTTGGGCAGAAACTTGATGACAAAACCAAAAAGCAGCTTACAAAAAAACTAGGCAGGCTAAAGGAACATTATCATCTTTCGTCTCTCACTTATTCTTTAAAGCAAAACGAAGACAATTCCACAACTCTTGAAATTCTTGCGAACCACTACGACCAGAACATGAATCAGATTTTTTTCACAGGAACTTCTTCTGTTTCAGTCGCAAGCTATGAGCCGCAAAAATATCTTTCCGTAGATCCAAATTTTACGGCAGGAGTTTTTTTGCGCACTCCAATTGAATCCCTTTTCAGGCTTTCATTCGGAAATACAATAACTTTTGAAACTGAATTTTTTCCGAAGCTGGCGGATTTTAAAGACAGCATATTGAGCCTTGATTTTAAAAATTCACTCAAATACGGAAGCTGTTCTCCAGCGACAAACATTTACTTTAACGACAGAACAATTGCGGAAGACAGAGGCGTTGAAATTTTCGGCGGAATCAGGTTCAGGCACACAGATTATTTTACAGCAAAAGCCGGCATTGCGCATTCCGCGGAAAAAATAATCGCAACAGAAAAATGGCACAACACAAGTTTTCTTCACAGCGAAATTATTTTTACATCGCTGCACAATGACTTCGCTTCTCTTTACGGCGGAAAAGTGGAATCCATTTTTAACTTCGGCGGAAAAACTGATGACATGCAAAATGACTTGATTTACGACTTTAGATTTTCTGCGGAAAAAAGATTTGAGCTTGCGGACGAAAAAAATTCAATCGGAATTTCTTCTGTTTTCTGCAGCAACAGATTTCCTTACGAACTGAATTCCGGCTACTGCAATTTTGGCGGCGCAGACGGAATGAGCGGTTATCCTACAGGAGCGTTGCGGCGCGACTTTGCAATTGCAGGAATTTCTTTCAGGCAAAAAATAACAAACATCGCAGGACTTCCATTGCTCGCCGTGGCAGAAGCAAAAGCTGCAGTAAGTTCAGGCTACGATCCGTTCATTGATCAAGATTCGCCTTCTGGAAAACTTTTTGCGGACAGAAAATTTGAAGCTGGCGGAGGACTTTATCTTGTGCTTCATACTCTCCTTGGAAATTTAGTTTTCGGCGGAAGCATGAACTCCAGCAAGGAATGGTGCATTACTTTGGGACTAAGATAA
- a CDS encoding Tex family protein → MEFTQEKIDSLTVNEVEIMKKIAEELNIKVPQVSAVISLVQEGCTIPFIARYRKEKHGSLDELQVRECDHLFTSYKNLEERRLEIVKGIFNQNKLTESLYNAAMEAKTLSELEDLWAPFKKKKKTRGMVAQEKGLEPLADAMYELDDAALLEKAKEFIKTDNEDSALNVETAEDAIVGAKDIVAERVAQDSKNREAVHSLYMETGSIVTKGIVPDGQDAETVEKTSTYKMYWDYSEPLNQVKPHRILAINRAEREGALEVTISVDVDEAVKAIQKKYTINNKAFSEAIEDGVVRLLSPAVVREIRSDETDEADEHGIGIFSENLKNLLMTQPIKGSRVLGVDPGIRTGTKCAALDETGKYLGYFLIKQVADPEGSYKAINDAIDKYDIQVVAVGNGTGSQEVQAIVSKVISENYSDVMYTVVDESGASVYSASDIAREEFPELDLTIRGAISMGRRLQDPLAELVKIDPKAIGVGLYQHDVNQKKLSDTLDEVVGSVVNQVGVNLNTASASLLKYVSGINSSLAKKIVAYRDTNGKITSREDLKKVSGLGPKAFEQCAGFLKIPESSNPLDNTWVHPENYEVAKEVLPLVQKKEKISAELKKQLEEKYNVGETTINDIVEELAKPNRDPRDGYPAPIMQKGVLNFEDLKVGMKVTGKIKNVVDFGAFVDIGLHETGLIHISELSDSFVSDPMDVIKVGDVKEFTIIDLDTDRKRISLSLKSDAASRPAGGASSGAKKKVVVVKKHSASGEKPSFDKNRKPHREKQNFGSDDGMYYNPFAALLKK, encoded by the coding sequence ATGGAATTTACTCAAGAGAAAATCGACTCGTTGACAGTCAATGAAGTTGAAATTATGAAAAAAATCGCTGAGGAGCTGAACATAAAAGTTCCTCAGGTAAGCGCGGTCATCAGCCTTGTTCAGGAAGGATGCACTATTCCTTTTATTGCACGTTACCGCAAAGAAAAGCACGGCTCGCTTGATGAGCTTCAGGTGCGTGAATGCGACCACTTGTTTACTTCCTATAAAAATCTGGAAGAACGCCGCCTTGAAATTGTAAAAGGCATATTTAATCAGAACAAGCTTACTGAATCTTTGTACAATGCCGCAATGGAAGCAAAAACTCTTTCCGAGCTTGAAGACTTGTGGGCGCCATTTAAAAAGAAGAAAAAGACCCGCGGAATGGTTGCGCAGGAAAAAGGACTTGAGCCTTTGGCGGATGCAATGTATGAGCTTGATGACGCTGCTCTTCTTGAAAAGGCAAAGGAATTCATAAAGACAGACAACGAGGATTCAGCTTTAAATGTTGAAACTGCGGAAGATGCAATTGTCGGCGCAAAGGACATTGTTGCAGAGCGTGTTGCTCAGGATTCCAAAAACCGCGAAGCTGTTCATTCGCTTTATATGGAAACCGGGTCAATTGTTACAAAAGGAATTGTTCCAGACGGACAGGACGCTGAAACTGTTGAAAAAACTTCCACATATAAAATGTACTGGGACTACAGCGAGCCTTTGAATCAGGTTAAGCCGCATAGAATTCTTGCAATCAACCGTGCGGAACGTGAAGGCGCGCTTGAAGTTACAATTTCCGTTGACGTTGATGAGGCTGTAAAAGCGATTCAGAAAAAATACACAATTAACAACAAGGCTTTTTCAGAAGCAATTGAAGACGGAGTTGTTCGCCTTTTAAGTCCTGCCGTTGTGCGCGAAATCCGCAGCGATGAAACTGATGAAGCTGACGAGCACGGAATTGGAATTTTCAGCGAAAACTTAAAGAACCTTTTGATGACTCAGCCGATAAAAGGAAGCCGCGTTCTTGGAGTTGACCCTGGAATCCGCACTGGAACAAAATGCGCCGCCCTTGATGAAACTGGAAAATATCTTGGCTACTTTTTGATTAAGCAGGTTGCAGATCCAGAAGGCTCATACAAGGCAATCAATGATGCGATTGACAAATATGATATTCAGGTTGTCGCAGTCGGAAACGGAACTGGAAGCCAGGAAGTTCAGGCGATTGTAAGCAAAGTAATCAGCGAAAATTATTCTGATGTTATGTATACGGTTGTTGATGAAAGCGGAGCTTCTGTTTATTCTGCAAGCGACATTGCCCGCGAAGAATTTCCTGAGCTTGATCTTACAATCCGTGGCGCAATTTCAATGGGAAGAAGACTGCAGGATCCTCTTGCCGAGCTTGTAAAAATCGATCCGAAGGCAATCGGCGTTGGACTTTATCAGCATGACGTAAACCAGAAAAAACTTTCTGATACTTTGGATGAAGTTGTTGGCTCTGTTGTAAATCAGGTTGGCGTAAACTTGAACACTGCGAGCGCGAGCCTTTTAAAATATGTTTCTGGAATCAACAGTTCTCTTGCAAAAAAAATTGTTGCCTACCGCGATACAAACGGAAAAATCACAAGCCGCGAGGATTTGAAAAAAGTTTCGGGGCTTGGTCCAAAGGCGTTTGAGCAGTGCGCGGGATTCTTGAAAATTCCAGAAAGCTCAAATCCGCTTGACAACACTTGGGTTCACCCGGAAAACTACGAAGTTGCAAAGGAAGTTCTTCCGCTTGTTCAGAAAAAAGAAAAAATTTCCGCAGAGCTGAAAAAGCAGCTGGAAGAAAAATACAATGTTGGTGAAACTACAATCAACGACATTGTTGAAGAACTTGCAAAGCCTAACCGTGATCCGCGCGATGGCTATCCTGCTCCAATCATGCAGAAAGGCGTTTTGAATTTTGAAGATCTCAAGGTTGGAATGAAAGTTACCGGCAAGATTAAAAATGTTGTTGACTTTGGCGCGTTCGTAGACATCGGTTTGCACGAAACTGGACTTATTCACATTTCCGAGCTTAGCGACAGTTTTGTTTCTGATCCGATGGACGTAATCAAGGTTGGCGATGTAAAGGAATTCACGATAATCGATTTGGATACAGACCGAAAAAGAATCAGCCTTTCATTAAAATCTGATGCCGCAAGCCGTCCTGCTGGAGGAGCTTCTTCAGGCGCAAAGAAAAAAGTTGTGGTTGTAAAAAAGCATTCAGCTTCCGGGGAAAAGCCTTCGTTTGACAAAAACAGAAAGCCTCACCGCGAAAAGCAGAATTTTGGCAGCGACGACGGAATGTACTACAATCCTTTTGCGGCATTGCTCAAGAAGTAA
- a CDS encoding AEC family transporter: protein MLQVLKLVLCDVHFLGAFFQTVITICLGYFFRRRGIVDDGGKKTVTAIVWKIAVPCIAFNAFMQDFNRENFTTSLVEILLAGIIYALLVFLGKLAFIKRAKDERILAALFVAVGQTTLFSLPILQSVYTGRDKEIMLYISSISVVFRIMVYIVGFYIISGERFHIKTFSVSAKKIFVTPIMIGMFLGIAVWLLQDFTAQVQTGQGMYSFLRVDKTLPVLYTTVSSFCHLLNPLSMFLIGMSIGEADFSSAVKDKNAWLIAVMRNFFAPVFVLIFCCALHLAGIVRFNEYSLAALVIGFSAPISVTLSMMCVQFHRHELLASRACFISTLLTIVSMPFSFVIIHLALNSAIFK from the coding sequence ATGCTTCAAGTTTTAAAGCTCGTGCTTTGCGATGTGCATTTTCTGGGCGCGTTTTTTCAGACTGTGATAACAATTTGCCTTGGCTACTTTTTTAGGCGGCGTGGCATTGTTGATGACGGCGGAAAAAAGACAGTTACGGCGATTGTTTGGAAAATTGCGGTTCCTTGCATTGCGTTTAATGCCTTTATGCAGGATTTCAACAGGGAAAATTTTACTACAAGCCTTGTTGAAATTTTGCTTGCCGGAATAATTTACGCTTTGTTGGTTTTTCTTGGAAAACTTGCCTTTATAAAGCGCGCAAAGGACGAGCGGATTCTGGCAGCTCTTTTTGTGGCTGTTGGTCAGACAACGCTTTTTTCACTTCCGATTTTGCAGTCGGTTTATACGGGACGCGACAAGGAAATTATGCTTTACATAAGCTCGATTTCTGTTGTGTTCCGGATAATGGTTTACATTGTAGGATTTTACATAATTTCCGGCGAGCGGTTTCACATTAAGACGTTTTCAGTTTCCGCAAAGAAAATTTTTGTTACGCCGATTATGATTGGAATGTTCCTTGGAATTGCGGTTTGGCTTTTGCAGGATTTTACGGCGCAAGTTCAAACTGGGCAGGGAATGTATTCTTTTTTGCGTGTGGATAAAACTTTGCCGGTTCTTTACACAACGGTTTCTTCTTTTTGCCATTTGCTGAATCCGCTTTCGATGTTTTTAATTGGAATGTCCATTGGCGAGGCTGATTTTTCTTCCGCGGTGAAAGATAAAAATGCGTGGCTTATTGCCGTTATGAGAAACTTTTTTGCTCCGGTTTTTGTTCTGATTTTTTGCTGTGCTTTGCATTTGGCAGGAATTGTCCGCTTTAATGAATATTCTCTTGCCGCTCTTGTGATTGGTTTTTCCGCTCCGATTTCTGTTACGCTTAGCATGATGTGCGTTCAGTTTCATCGGCATGAGCTTCTTGCTTCCCGCGCCTGTTTTATTTCTACTTTGCTCACGATTGTTTCTATGCCGTTCAGCTTTGTAATAATTCATCTTGCGCTGAATTCCGCGATTTTTAAATAA
- a CDS encoding L-2-amino-thiazoline-4-carboxylic acid hydrolase: MFRSRRFIIKNYGAEFWKKFKAESRIVFKKVLLELPDIGKSIFSFNYAYAPAYIAWYKSMRNLGLSAKEADSLMWKMNECMILTVPKIFLRSAGRIYLESFRKKAASHIERQKNGNLHENDWLIEYRNLNKNSFEIDIKRCGFITLSKKYGAEGMLPGICAVDYIVAHYMGNGFSRTKTLGGGDDCCNCRYEIKGKCPLQVPAGMK; the protein is encoded by the coding sequence ATGTTCCGTAGCCGCAGATTTATTATAAAAAACTATGGCGCGGAATTTTGGAAAAAGTTCAAAGCCGAATCTCGCATTGTCTTTAAAAAGGTTCTTTTGGAACTGCCTGATATTGGGAAAAGCATTTTTTCTTTTAACTATGCGTATGCGCCGGCATATATCGCCTGGTACAAATCCATGCGGAATCTTGGACTTTCCGCAAAAGAAGCCGACAGCCTGATGTGGAAAATGAATGAATGCATGATTTTGACTGTGCCAAAAATTTTTCTTCGTTCAGCCGGAAGAATTTATCTTGAAAGTTTCCGAAAAAAAGCCGCGTCCCACATCGAACGTCAAAAGAATGGAAATCTTCATGAAAATGACTGGCTCATTGAATACAGAAATCTGAACAAAAATTCTTTTGAGATTGACATAAAGAGATGCGGATTTATTACACTTTCGAAAAAATATGGCGCGGAAGGAATGCTGCCCGGAATTTGCGCCGTTGACTACATTGTCGCCCACTATATGGGAAACGGTTTTTCAAGAACCAAGACGCTTGGAGGCGGAGACGACTGCTGCAACTGCCGCTATGAAATAAAAGGCAAGTGTCCTTTGCAAGTTCCAGCGGGAATGAAATAA
- a CDS encoding ZIP family metal transporter: MNTFYGILIPFLGTTLGSACVYFLGKNLNKNVQKFLLGFASGVMVAASVWSLIIPSIDSSSSMGRLAFIPAAIGTAAGIVFLFLLDILIPHLHVDSEKPEGLKAKLKQSTMMFLAVTLHNIPEGMAVGVVFAAFSAQSLGFAAAAALSAGIAIQNFPEGAIISMSLAGNGESKNKSFAFGVLSGIVEPVAAIITILLKNLIVPVLPYLLSFAAGAMLYVVVEELIPEASEKPHSNLGTIGFSLGFILMMILDVALG, encoded by the coding sequence ATGAATACATTTTATGGAATTTTGATTCCGTTTCTTGGAACTACATTGGGTTCAGCCTGCGTTTATTTTCTTGGGAAAAATTTAAATAAAAATGTCCAGAAATTTCTTTTGGGATTTGCTTCTGGAGTAATGGTTGCGGCTTCTGTGTGGTCGCTTATAATTCCTTCAATAGACAGTTCATCTTCAATGGGAAGGCTTGCATTTATTCCGGCGGCGATTGGAACTGCGGCTGGAATTGTTTTTCTTTTCCTGCTCGATATTCTGATTCCGCATCTTCACGTTGACTCGGAAAAACCAGAAGGTTTAAAAGCCAAGCTCAAGCAAAGCACAATGATGTTTCTTGCAGTTACGCTTCACAATATTCCGGAAGGAATGGCAGTCGGCGTTGTTTTTGCGGCATTTTCCGCGCAGAGCCTGGGATTTGCGGCAGCGGCGGCGCTTTCGGCGGGAATTGCAATTCAGAATTTTCCAGAGGGCGCAATAATTTCCATGTCGCTTGCAGGAAACGGCGAATCAAAAAACAAGTCGTTTGCGTTCGGAGTTCTTTCTGGAATCGTAGAGCCAGTTGCGGCAATTATTACAATTCTTCTGAAAAATTTAATAGTGCCGGTTTTGCCTTACCTTTTGTCATTTGCGGCCGGAGCAATGCTTTACGTTGTTGTGGAAGAACTGATTCCTGAAGCTTCTGAAAAACCGCATTCAAATTTGGGCACAATCGGATTTTCGCTTGGCTTTATTCTGATGATGATTCTGGATGTCGCGCTGGGATGA
- a CDS encoding TolC family protein — protein sequence MRCLKKKIFILFFSIAAFAFADENIIELSLEDAVKSALKNNVSVKQSEISLDAKKRESDYSWNSVSPSISGTGRYSKNIPGSSDDKASLSAGISLSATLSPSVYTSAKNAELSYSQQQLSYQNDLRSVELNVRKNYYSLLYKIEEISLKEKSLETSKNQYESNLAKYKRGTLSRLDVLSAQVSYQNDQLELKSLNAEMENSIASFKQLVGLPQNAKISLSGSFENILNLKNISIEGMELNSFSIESLQKQIDSAKNSLLASRFTAYGPSLSASYSYNYSSIDGGSNWDDNGTLSLQASIPLDGFLPWSNSSLNVQSKKDSVKSLELELEDAKVSLEVNISTLMNKINQCLENISLRKNSIELAQTTYEMTLESYSHGTKDLLSLQTASDNLLSAKVNLISEAYNLICAVLDLENAAGIPFGTLEN from the coding sequence ATGAGATGCTTGAAAAAGAAAATCTTTATTTTATTTTTTTCCATTGCCGCGTTTGCATTTGCGGATGAAAATATTATTGAGCTTTCTCTTGAAGACGCAGTAAAAAGCGCGCTGAAAAATAATGTTTCCGTAAAGCAAAGTGAAATCAGCCTTGATGCGAAAAAACGTGAGTCCGATTATTCATGGAATTCTGTAAGTCCGTCGATTTCTGGAACTGGCCGCTATTCAAAAAACATTCCCGGCTCTTCTGATGACAAGGCAAGCCTTTCCGCAGGAATTTCTTTGAGCGCAACTTTGTCGCCTTCGGTTTATACTTCTGCAAAAAACGCCGAGTTAAGCTACAGCCAGCAGCAGCTTTCGTATCAGAATGATTTGCGTTCCGTGGAGCTTAATGTAAGAAAAAATTATTATTCTCTTCTTTATAAAATTGAAGAAATTTCACTGAAAGAAAAAAGCCTTGAAACTTCAAAAAATCAGTACGAGTCAAACTTGGCAAAATATAAGCGCGGAACTTTGTCAAGGCTTGATGTTTTGAGCGCGCAGGTTTCGTATCAAAATGACCAGCTTGAACTGAAATCTCTTAACGCGGAAATGGAAAATTCAATCGCTTCGTTTAAGCAGCTTGTGGGACTTCCGCAGAATGCAAAAATTTCACTTTCTGGCTCATTTGAAAATATTCTTAATCTAAAAAATATTTCAATTGAAGGAATGGAGCTTAATTCATTCAGTATTGAATCTTTGCAAAAACAGATTGACAGCGCAAAAAATTCATTGCTTGCTTCTCGGTTCACAGCTTACGGTCCAAGCCTTTCAGCTTCTTATTCTTACAATTATTCTTCTATTGATGGCGGCTCAAATTGGGACGACAACGGAACTTTGAGTTTGCAGGCTTCGATTCCGCTGGACGGATTTCTTCCTTGGTCGAACAGTTCGCTTAATGTTCAGTCAAAAAAAGATTCAGTAAAAAGTCTTGAGCTGGAGCTTGAAGATGCGAAAGTTTCACTTGAAGTAAATATTTCAACTTTGATGAACAAAATAAATCAGTGCTTGGAAAATATTTCTCTTAGAAAAAACAGCATTGAACTTGCCCAGACAACTTACGAAATGACTTTGGAATCTTACAGCCACGGAACAAAAGATTTGCTTTCGCTTCAAACTGCTTCGGACAATCTTCTTTCTGCAAAAGTGAATTTAATTTCTGAGGCTTACAATTTGATATGCGCCGTTCTTGATTTGGAGAATGCGGCTGGAATTCCGTTTGGAACTTTGGAGAATTAA
- a CDS encoding efflux RND transporter periplasmic adaptor subunit, with product MKVKVSFIVVSFVCVCILGGTFFAIKYSPKKNALPPNGGQEQEAASVRTMAAERKTLHAYVDTNGEIECESSVDCYPDIGGKIAKVYVALGDTVKKGDVLAEVDPSEPGAYYVNSSVYAPISGMITSTPKEIGTTVASSTAITTIGDVSNLQIRAKVPERYVSFLKRGLKASITLEAYPNETFSATVKKVSPVLDSQSRTKEILLSFNKTDSRINAGMFAKLTLFTADYSGKVVVPVNSVVEKNGKNCVFIFDEDDSTVKLREVELGNSVDNMIQVASGIYEGEKVVVEGMTSVSDGSKVRNISSGLNAE from the coding sequence ATGAAAGTAAAAGTATCATTTATTGTTGTTTCTTTTGTATGCGTGTGCATTTTGGGTGGAACTTTTTTTGCAATAAAATATTCGCCGAAGAAAAATGCGCTTCCTCCAAATGGCGGTCAGGAACAGGAAGCGGCGAGCGTAAGAACTATGGCTGCCGAGCGGAAAACTTTGCACGCTTATGTTGACACGAACGGAGAAATTGAATGTGAAAGTTCCGTTGACTGCTATCCTGACATCGGCGGAAAAATTGCAAAAGTTTATGTTGCTCTTGGCGACACTGTAAAAAAAGGCGACGTTCTTGCGGAAGTTGATCCAAGCGAGCCGGGCGCATATTACGTGAACAGTTCCGTTTATGCTCCAATCAGCGGAATGATAACTTCTACACCAAAAGAAATTGGAACTACGGTTGCGTCTTCCACGGCGATTACGACAATCGGCGATGTTTCCAATTTGCAGATTCGGGCAAAAGTTCCAGAGCGTTATGTTTCATTTTTGAAGCGCGGACTAAAAGCGTCGATAACTCTTGAAGCTTATCCTAATGAAACATTTTCGGCAACGGTAAAAAAAGTTTCGCCAGTGCTTGATTCCCAGAGCCGCACAAAAGAAATTCTCCTGTCGTTTAATAAAACTGATTCAAGAATAAACGCCGGAATGTTTGCAAAGCTCACGCTTTTTACAGCTGATTATTCAGGGAAAGTTGTAGTTCCTGTAAATTCAGTTGTTGAAAAGAACGGAAAAAACTGCGTGTTTATTTTTGATGAAGATGACAGCACGGTAAAACTGCGCGAAGTGGAACTTGGAAATTCCGTGGACAACATGATTCAAGTTGCTTCTGGAATTTACGAAGGCGAAAAAGTTGTAGTTGAAGGAATGACTTCTGTTTCTGACGGAAGCAAAGTCCGCAATATATCAAGCGGTTTAAATGCGGAGTAA